One genomic segment of Vespa crabro chromosome 3, iyVesCrab1.2, whole genome shotgun sequence includes these proteins:
- the LOC124422688 gene encoding myb-like protein D isoform X2: MSSSKRKTININSEEESSPKYRRSSLAVNLSFTNLTDSGNGSLRKTQIKNNESNTIKFNNQIQSYDKDDKELKRKQKPEKTSNINEINNTSSFEEDKLLQNVRVRIIDIKHIKKTDTTCEKLRNAILNKTREIFNKQDECAIKTTLVLQNQNDKVLTTSSQNIIDQPRITTDEVTNIQNNTHNDKLSIFSTPINKTFNVNESIDKSKITKRRLFGNNDIVNPQIVKTVTEENHKSKNNLQQLSPTNLNYKSSPIISGNHKRYRISKLSLKSLSKTKTKCNLEEDLSQKTLSSLSTLNDDIESIGTPIFCSTYNEELGGNNNKFIEEHNINNERRKRNPKLMSRELTAIQVNVWEQNNTCIEKANVIDNSKIGNKKKSEDQSTKEKINQTTSISDKETIMNRETMMKTTNTILQSSQRNTEKNENIKSTIDKSKDSTEELESSLHVNTSVDNESEQESIINNRSSLQVNTSLNSTYKHRKSYNEEQRSKRQGTSGKHSQYNNEITDGNDDSTSYIESTPYNAPQSGLLKSQLKCDTVIRNTKFKDSTNIIDALNNINIKKENKSVDNSKDEQCICKIHTTHRIACTEKGKDILHNTIILDDSPIIASDQQKCKEVIIEDSLREHEVGEDKIKNNCLANVNVICSKLKKKKLLPLCENSELSFSPMEKSLSPKEPLITKKKKQLKKKRTIKQNLWAKTCNVSNNIEKDNDSSENNCTFNLKPKNESKKPRKINSKKIVIKKMVDNDILKQLENLHKHSDQQPETIEYRNSLNEFQTRKKSSQLLVHKSPKIIMVVTGFSKGFNYFSEIKI; this comes from the exons ATGAGTTCCAGCAAGAGAAAAACTATCAATATAAATTCTGAGGAAGAAAGTAGCCCGAAGTATCGTCGTAGTTCATTAGCAGTTAATTTAAGTTTTACAAACTTAACGGATTCAGGTAATGGTTCTCTCAGAAAAACACAGATTAAGAACAATGAATCAAATACAATCAAGTTTAATAATCAGATACAATCAtatgataaagatgataaagaattgaaaaggaaacaaaagccTGAGAAAACGtctaatataaatgaaataaataacacaagttctttcgaagaagataaattattacaaaacgtTAGAGTgcgtattattgatattaaacatattaaaaaaactgATACAACTTGTGAAAAGCtaagaaatgcaatattaaataaaactagagaaatatttaataagcaAGATGAATGTGCTATAAAGACAACTTTAGTTTTACAAAATCAGAATGATAAAGTATTAACTACTAGTTCTCAGAATATTATAGATCAACCTCGGATTACAACGGATGAAGttacaaatatacaaaataatactcATAATGATAAGTTAAGTATCTTTTCTACACctattaataaaacttttaatgTTAATGAATCAAtagataaatcaaaaataacaaaaagaaggcTATTTGGAAACAATGATATTGTCAACCCTCAAATTGTTAAGACTGTAACAGAAGAAAatcataaatcaaaaaataatttgcaacAATTATCTCctacaaatttaaattataaaagtagtCCTATAATATCTGGTAATCATAAAAGATACCGCATATCAAAACTTTCATTAAAAAGTCTTTCTAAAACTAAAACAAAATGTAATTTAGAAGAAGATTTGAGTCAAAAAACTTTATCAAGTTTAAGTACTTTAAATGATGACATTGAATCAATTGGTACACCAATTTTTTGTTCCACATATAATGAGGAATTGGGtggtaacaataacaaatttattgaagaacataatattaataatgagagACGTAAAAGAAATCCAAAACTTATGTCCAGGGAATTAACAGCTATTCAAGTAAATGTCTGGGAACAAAATAATACCTGTATTGAAAAAGCAAATGTAATCGATAATAGCaaaattggaaataaaaaaaaatctgaggATCAAAgcacaaaagaaaagataaatcaaACAACTTCCATATCAGATAAAGAAACTATAATGAATCGTGAAACTATGATGAAAACAACAAATACAATACTTCAATCTAGTCAACGtaatacagaaaaaaatgaaaatattaaatccacaattgataaaagtaaagatagcACTGAAGAGCTCGAATCAtctttacatgtaaatacttctGTGGATAATGAAAGTGAACAggaaagtataattaataatcgtagTTCGTTACAAGTAAATACATCTTTAAATTCtacatataaacatagaaAGTCTTATAATGAAGAACAACGATCCAAACGGCAAGGAACATCAGGAAAACATTCACAatacaataatgaaataacgGATGGAAATGATGATTCTACAAGTTATATTGAAAGTACACCTTACAATGCGCCTCAATCAGGTTTATTGAAATCACAGTTAAAATGTGACACAGTAATACGTAATACAAAATTCAAAGATTCTACTAATATAATTGAcgcattaaataatatcaatattaagaaagaaaataaaagtgttGATAATTCCAAAGATGAACAATGCAT ttGTAAAATTCATACAACTCATAGAATCGCGTGtacagagaaaggaaaagatattttacataatacaattattttagaTGATTCACCTATAATAGCTTCAGACCAACAAAAATGCAAGGAAGTAATTATAGAGGATTCTCTTAGAGAACATGAAGTtggcgaagataaaataaagaataattgcTTGGCGAATGTAAATGTAATATGCTCTaagctaaagaaaaaaaaattattgccaCTTTGTGAAAATTCTGAATTATCATTTAGCCCAATGGAAAAATCATTATCACCGAAAGAACCattgataacaaaaaagaaaaaacagcttaaaaagaaaagaacgataaaacaaaatttgtgGGCAAAAACTTGTAATGTctcaaataatatagaaaaagataatgattcGTCAGAAAATAATTGTACTTTCAATCTAAAGCCGAAAAATGAATCTAAAAAGcctagaaaaataaatagtaaaaaaattgtaattaaaaaaatggttgataatgatatattgaagcaattagaaaatttacatAAACATTCTGACCAACAACCTGAAACTATCGAATATAGAAATTctttaaatgaatttcaaactagaaaaaaatcttctcAATTGTTAGTTCATAAATCTCcaaaaattattatggttGTAACGGGATTCTCAAAAGG atTCAACTATTTTTcagagataaaaatttaa
- the LOC124422689 gene encoding uncharacterized protein LOC124422689 translates to MNTPTREFLRRPDGSRRRSARQALAVIPNVPGMTFSPGEMLPIEQNTMDNVMNSRHTADSWSQAPSPDELVIQKRGRRRRTIVWSPDLDACKRDSLLSLSSRDRTPVKSPSKSTMILRSTPRKRLSLGDSNESRFTVSEKKRRTPSKSMSGIDSSIQKKFNGNLVNGLRGLSHEQLVKLITDIISMQEDGNLREDEKLKDVFMNKMPMADIQPLREKLCNLRQNIYASLVSSNAEDCAYSRAYIHLDTFQKAVIDQGKRLLESQHWSSLIQYVFVAWNITKELPEWESQGLDNTNYKCFKNLALFCRRALTEGCFNLSTLNLYRERLETMVKDCEEINGCLQLLKEINPVIV, encoded by the exons ATGAACACTCCAACTAGAGAATTTTTAAGAAGACCAGACGGTTCCCGTAGAAGATCAGCACGTCAAGCTTTAGCAGTTATTCCTAACGTCCCGGGTATGACATTTTCAccag gAGAAATGCTTCCTATTGAACAAAATACAATGGACAATGTAATGAATAGTCGGCATACCGCAGATTCTTGGAGTCAAGCTCCTAGTCCTGATGAACTTGTTATTCAGAAACGTGGAAGACGACGAAGGACTATAGTTTGGTCACCAGATTTAGATGCCTGCAAGCGTGACAGCTTATTAAG TTTAAGTTCCAGGGATCGAACTCCAGTAAAAAGTCCATCAAAGTCAACTATGATATTAAGAAGTACACCTAGAAAAAGATTATCACTTGGTGATTCCAATGAGTCTAGATTTACagtatctgaaaaaaaaaggaggacaCCTTCGAAATCTATGAGCGGGATTGATTCTTCAATACAGAAAAAGTTTAATGGAAATTTAGTAAATGGATTACGAGGTCTTAGCCATGAACAATTGGTCAAACTTATTACAGATATAATATCTATGCAAGAAGATGGTAATCTACGCgaagatgaaaaattaaaggatgtttttatgaataaaatgcCAATGGCAGATATACAACCACTGAGAGAAAAACTTTGTAATTTAAGGCAAAATATCTATGCTAGTCTTGTTTCCTCGAATGCAGAGGACTGTGCATATAGTCGTGCATACATACACTTAGACACATTTCAG AAAGCAGTAATTGATCAAGGGAAAAGACTTTTGGAATCACAACATTGGTCATCTTTGATACAATATGTTTTTGTAGCATGGAATATAACTAAAGAATTACCTGAATGGGAAAGTCAAGGTTTAgataatacgaattataaatGTTTCAAAAATTTAGCATTATTTTGTAGACGTGCGTTAACAGAAGGATGCTTTAATTTATCTACATTGAATTTGTATAGAGAAAG attggAAACCATGGTGAAAGATTGTGAAGAAATAAATGGTTGTTTACAGCTGCTGAAAGAAATCAATCCGGTTATTGTCTag
- the LOC124422688 gene encoding uncharacterized protein LOC124422688 isoform X1, producing MSSSKRKTININSEEESSPKYRRSSLAVNLSFTNLTDSGNGSLRKTQIKNNESNTIKFNNQIQSYDKDDKELKRKQKPEKTSNINEINNTSSFEEDKLLQNVRVRIIDIKHIKKTDTTCEKLRNAILNKTREIFNKQDECAIKTTLVLQNQNDKVLTTSSQNIIDQPRITTDEVTNIQNNTHNDKLSIFSTPINKTFNVNESIDKSKITKRRLFGNNDIVNPQIVKTVTEENHKSKNNLQQLSPTNLNYKSSPIISGNHKRYRISKLSLKSLSKTKTKCNLEEDLSQKTLSSLSTLNDDIESIGTPIFCSTYNEELGGNNNKFIEEHNINNERRKRNPKLMSRELTAIQVNVWEQNNTCIEKANVIDNSKIGNKKKSEDQSTKEKINQTTSISDKETIMNRETMMKTTNTILQSSQRNTEKNENIKSTIDKSKDSTEELESSLHVNTSVDNESEQESIINNRSSLQVNTSLNSTYKHRKSYNEEQRSKRQGTSGKHSQYNNEITDGNDDSTSYIESTPYNAPQSGLLKSQLKCDTVIRNTKFKDSTNIIDALNNINIKKENKSVDNSKDEQCICKIHTTHRIACTEKGKDILHNTIILDDSPIIASDQQKCKEVIIEDSLREHEVGEDKIKNNCLANVNVICSKLKKKKLLPLCENSELSFSPMEKSLSPKEPLITKKKKQLKKKRTIKQNLWAKTCNVSNNIEKDNDSSENNCTFNLKPKNESKKPRKINSKKIVIKKMVDNDILKQLENLHKHSDQQPETIEYRNSLNEFQTRKKSSQLLVHKSPKIIMVVTGFSKGDKNLIKSIVKTLGMARIEANVTRRTTHVVSTGVRTLNLLHGIIRGCWLVKLEWVLKSLENNGWLNPEDYEMIHFSKAVKENRKDRELFGMAYVPELFVTSGFLHVENGTTPPAHILKDLIKAAGGRITERPQAAKIIIGANGVKESWVLDSITTGVLQSTTQYQRK from the exons ATGAGTTCCAGCAAGAGAAAAACTATCAATATAAATTCTGAGGAAGAAAGTAGCCCGAAGTATCGTCGTAGTTCATTAGCAGTTAATTTAAGTTTTACAAACTTAACGGATTCAGGTAATGGTTCTCTCAGAAAAACACAGATTAAGAACAATGAATCAAATACAATCAAGTTTAATAATCAGATACAATCAtatgataaagatgataaagaattgaaaaggaaacaaaagccTGAGAAAACGtctaatataaatgaaataaataacacaagttctttcgaagaagataaattattacaaaacgtTAGAGTgcgtattattgatattaaacatattaaaaaaactgATACAACTTGTGAAAAGCtaagaaatgcaatattaaataaaactagagaaatatttaataagcaAGATGAATGTGCTATAAAGACAACTTTAGTTTTACAAAATCAGAATGATAAAGTATTAACTACTAGTTCTCAGAATATTATAGATCAACCTCGGATTACAACGGATGAAGttacaaatatacaaaataatactcATAATGATAAGTTAAGTATCTTTTCTACACctattaataaaacttttaatgTTAATGAATCAAtagataaatcaaaaataacaaaaagaaggcTATTTGGAAACAATGATATTGTCAACCCTCAAATTGTTAAGACTGTAACAGAAGAAAatcataaatcaaaaaataatttgcaacAATTATCTCctacaaatttaaattataaaagtagtCCTATAATATCTGGTAATCATAAAAGATACCGCATATCAAAACTTTCATTAAAAAGTCTTTCTAAAACTAAAACAAAATGTAATTTAGAAGAAGATTTGAGTCAAAAAACTTTATCAAGTTTAAGTACTTTAAATGATGACATTGAATCAATTGGTACACCAATTTTTTGTTCCACATATAATGAGGAATTGGGtggtaacaataacaaatttattgaagaacataatattaataatgagagACGTAAAAGAAATCCAAAACTTATGTCCAGGGAATTAACAGCTATTCAAGTAAATGTCTGGGAACAAAATAATACCTGTATTGAAAAAGCAAATGTAATCGATAATAGCaaaattggaaataaaaaaaaatctgaggATCAAAgcacaaaagaaaagataaatcaaACAACTTCCATATCAGATAAAGAAACTATAATGAATCGTGAAACTATGATGAAAACAACAAATACAATACTTCAATCTAGTCAACGtaatacagaaaaaaatgaaaatattaaatccacaattgataaaagtaaagatagcACTGAAGAGCTCGAATCAtctttacatgtaaatacttctGTGGATAATGAAAGTGAACAggaaagtataattaataatcgtagTTCGTTACAAGTAAATACATCTTTAAATTCtacatataaacatagaaAGTCTTATAATGAAGAACAACGATCCAAACGGCAAGGAACATCAGGAAAACATTCACAatacaataatgaaataacgGATGGAAATGATGATTCTACAAGTTATATTGAAAGTACACCTTACAATGCGCCTCAATCAGGTTTATTGAAATCACAGTTAAAATGTGACACAGTAATACGTAATACAAAATTCAAAGATTCTACTAATATAATTGAcgcattaaataatatcaatattaagaaagaaaataaaagtgttGATAATTCCAAAGATGAACAATGCAT ttGTAAAATTCATACAACTCATAGAATCGCGTGtacagagaaaggaaaagatattttacataatacaattattttagaTGATTCACCTATAATAGCTTCAGACCAACAAAAATGCAAGGAAGTAATTATAGAGGATTCTCTTAGAGAACATGAAGTtggcgaagataaaataaagaataattgcTTGGCGAATGTAAATGTAATATGCTCTaagctaaagaaaaaaaaattattgccaCTTTGTGAAAATTCTGAATTATCATTTAGCCCAATGGAAAAATCATTATCACCGAAAGAACCattgataacaaaaaagaaaaaacagcttaaaaagaaaagaacgataaaacaaaatttgtgGGCAAAAACTTGTAATGTctcaaataatatagaaaaagataatgattcGTCAGAAAATAATTGTACTTTCAATCTAAAGCCGAAAAATGAATCTAAAAAGcctagaaaaataaatagtaaaaaaattgtaattaaaaaaatggttgataatgatatattgaagcaattagaaaatttacatAAACATTCTGACCAACAACCTGAAACTATCGAATATAGAAATTctttaaatgaatttcaaactagaaaaaaatcttctcAATTGTTAGTTCATAAATCTCcaaaaattattatggttGTAACGGGATTCTCAAAAGG agataaaaatttaattaagagCATTGTAAAAACTCTTGGTATGGCAAGAATTGAAGCAAATGTAACACGTAGAACAACTCATGTAGTAAGCACAGGAGTGCgtacattaaatttattgcaTGGTATAATAAGAGGTTGTTGGCTTGTAAAACTTGAGTGGGTTTTGAAATCTTTGGAAAATAATGGATGGTTAAATCCAGAAGATTATGAAATGATACATTTCTCAAAGGCAGTAAAA GAAAATCGCAAAGATCGGGAATTATTTGGAATGGCTTATGTACCAGAATTATTTGTTACTTCTGGATTCTTACATGTTGAAAATGGTACTACACCTCCTGCTCATATCTTAAAAGATCTTATAAAAGCTGCTGGTGGTAGAATTACTGAGCGTCCACAGGctgcaaaaattattattggtgCAAATGGTGTAAAAGAAAGTTGGGTATTGGATTCGATTACTACTGGTGTTTTACAATCAACAACACAATATCAAAGAAagtag
- the LOC124422677 gene encoding calcium permeable stress-gated cation channel 1, translating to MVRITMETTVFSNISLPPAFYKPPSPDLCIPIHRPNTTIITDAYAGIPENLVLNIIGFLLLVLLFGLLRKKAWNYGRLALLHKSDNRWMELFYGDNDTRDVDAIYLETSVNSQLSQADRGFLSWIVTAFKIKDEELLKRAGPDGLLYILFERYLIVLTIAMVIVSLCIALPINFYGSTHDDDLTFSRTTVANLDPMSSWIWVHSMLIISYLPIGTYVMRRFLKQVRETRSSGELAARTLIITEIPKHQCDVETLTEYFKEAFSTLTIEDVTLAHDIRRLSVLDAERDCAEQARLYCENYAKKRDPLKIYPHRCGQILGCCCKSKVDAQEFYASEEIRLTALVEEERQLALNKPLGIAFVTLGTPGAARTMRRQLRSSPSIKWIVNYAPAPSDIFWENLSIPRKCWYLNAAMINVALFITLFFLTTPAVIIPILNRLSIPGEIKNLSPIISSFLPTLLLVSVAALMPVVVEKSESLVRHWTRSSLNRTVMRKTLLFLLLMVLILPSLGLTSAEAFFVWTMKGKNDTGRWECVFLPDQGALFVNYVITAALLGSALELVRFPELALYTYRLCIARSKAERVHVRKAVLWEFPLGAHYAWLLLVFTMTTVYSLACPLITPFGLLYFLVKHLVDRHNLCFAYGPSVGGGQLAGTAASAAGTAPILAQVAFLALGLVRRGLSPLAAVQLSGLAASILGLVTGVTLPASKPKTQPSRRDLPGGITGQSFIAPVLRKKQISPEETIPVNSNSEMNTPSPSISSSIVLEDTPKLYQNYSKEPKV from the exons ATGGTTCGCATAACAATGGAAACAACTGTCTTCTCAAA tatAAGCCTACCTCCGGCATTTTATAAACCTCCATCGCCAGATTTATGTATACCAATTCACAGACCCAatacaacaattataacagaTGCGTATGCTGGAATACCTGAAAATTtagttttaaatattataggaTTTTTG TTATTAGTTCTTTTATTTGGTTTATTACGTAAAAAAGCTTGGAATTATGGACGTCTCGCATTACTACATAAATCGGATAATAGATGGATGGAATTATTTTATGGCGACAATGATACGAGAGATGTAGACGCAATATATTTAGAAACATCTGTTAATTCTCAGCTATCTCAAGCTGATAGAGGTTTTCTTTCATGGATTGTTACAGCATTTAAAATAAA AGATGAAGAACTACTGAAAAGAGCTGGTCCTGATGGCttgctatatatattatttgaacgTTATTTGATTGTTTTAACTATTGCAATGGTTATTGTATCATTATGTATAGCATTGcctattaatttttatggTAGTACGCATGATGATGATTTAACATTTAGTCGTACAACAGTAGCCAATCTAGACCCAATGTCTTCTTGGATATGGGTACACtcaatgttaattatatcttatttaccAATTGGTACTTATGTGATGAGACGTTTTTTAAAACAg GTACGTGAAACTAGGTCTAGCGGAGAATTAGCAGCTAGAACACTAATAATCACAGAAATACCCAAACACCAATGTGATGTAGAAACACTTACAGAATATTTTAA AGAAGCATTTTCAACACTTACTATAGAAGATGTGACACTAGCTCACGATATTAGACGTCTTTCAGTGTTAGATGCAGAAAGAGATTGTGCAGAGCAAGCACGTTTGTATTGTGAGAATTATGCTAAAAAAAGGGatcctttaaaaatatatcccCATCGCTGTGGTCAAATTTTGGGATGTTGTTGCAAATCC aaagttGATGCTCAAGAATTTTATGCAAGTGAAGAAATTCGATTAACTGCattagtagaagaagaaagacaatTGGCCTTAAATAAACCACTTGGAATAGCCTTTGTTACTTTAG GAACTCCTGGTGCAGCTAGAACTATGAGGAGACAATTACGATCCTCGCCTTCGATAAAGTGGATCGTTAATTATGCTCCAGCACCTTCAGATATTTTTTGGGAAAATTTAAGTATACCAAGAAAATGTTGGTATTTAAATGCAGCAATGATAAATGTTGCTTTGTTTATAACATTGTTTTTCCTTACCACACCAGCT GTTATTATACCaattttaaatagattatCTATACctggagaaataaaaaatttgagtcctattatttcttcttttttgccaactttattattggtaaGCGTGGCTGCTTTAATGCCTGTAGTTGTTGAAAAAAGTGAATCTTTAGTAAGACACTGGACAAGAAGCAGTTTGAATCGTACGGTCATGAGAAAaactttattgtttttgttacttatGGTTCTTATATTACCTAGTTTAGGATTAACCAGTGCTGAAGCATTTTTTGTTTGGACTatgaaagggaaaaatgaTACAGGAAGATGGGAATGTGTATTTCTTCCTGATCAG GGTGctttatttgtaaattatgtAATTACTGCTGCTTTACTTGGAAGTGCATTGGAATTAGTCAGATTTCCCGAACTCGCCCTATACACTTATCGTCTTTGTATTGCGCGCAGTAAAGCAGAGAGAGTGCATGTCAGGAAAGCAGTATTATGGGAGTTCCCATTAGGAGCACATTATGCATGGTTACTATTGGTATTTACTATGACAACAGTTTATAGCCTTGCCTGTCCTTTAATTACTCCATTTGgactgttatattttttagtaAAACATTTG GTGGACAGGCATAATTTATGCTTTGCTTATGGACCAAGTGTAGGTGGTGGTCAATTAGCAGGTACAGCAGCTAGCGCAGCAGGAACTGCTCCGATTCTTGCACAAGTAGCATTTTTAGCTCTCGGATTAGTAAGAAGAGGTTTATCTCCTCTGGCAGCTGTACAACTTAGTGGTCTTGCTGCTAGTATTTTAGGTCTTGTAACTGGAGTTACATTACCTGCATCTAAACCCAAA acACAACCGTCGAGAAGAGATCTTCCTGGCGGAATAACAGGACAAAGTTTTATTGCACCCGtattacgaaagaaacaaatttctcCAGAAGAAACTATACCTGTAAATTCAAACTCTGAAATGAATACACCAAGTCCAAGTATATCTTCTTCTATCGTCTTAGAAGATACCCCTAAgctttatcaaaattattcaaaagaaCCTAAGGTGTAA